The following coding sequences lie in one Capsicum annuum cultivar UCD-10X-F1 chromosome 5, UCD10Xv1.1, whole genome shotgun sequence genomic window:
- the LOC124898465 gene encoding cilia- and flagella-associated protein 251-like produces the protein MGKNTSFVNAKPVPFLILLVAVEKEKLSDDVAKHSASDDSEESEDSERNNDDGDNDPLSMPSLSRFISVKRGVGYCAYIREKRLKKNEQDERQHEQVNVDLRESKSNEEGEKKSKMDELASVMEGEKKQEEKKDEEEEEESPKEAAVEAEEEAEKETTVDVEKKREEGEEAPAEESPKETVVEAEEEAEKEATIDVEKKGEEGEKTPVEETPATVAAEIKGEEGEHEEAAAAAKKKRAEAEQKDVVMDIVG, from the exons atgggtaaaaataCATCCTTTGTAAATGCAAAGCCAGTACCATTTTTGATTTTGCTGGtagcagtagaaaaagaaaagttgag TGATGATGTTGCCAAGCACAGTGCTAGTGATGATAGTGAAGAGAGCGAAGATAGTGAAAGAAACAatgatgatggggataatgatcccTTGTCCATGCCATCTCTTTCAAGGTTCATTTCTGTGaagcg CGGTGTTGGATATTGTGCCTATATTAGAGAGAAAAGACTGAAGAAAAATGAACAAGATGAGCGACAGCACGAGCAAG TGAATGTGGACCTTCGTGAATCAAAGAgcaatgaagaaggagaaaaaaagagcaaaatggatgagttggcctcTGTTATGGAGGGAgagaaaaaacaagaagaaaagaaggatgaagaagaagaagaagaaagtccAAAAGAAGCAGCTgtagaagcagaagaagaagctgaaaaagAAACAACAGTAGAtgttgagaaaaaaagagaagaaggtgaagaagCACCAGCCGAAGAAAGTCCAAAAGAAACAGTTgtagaagcagaagaagaagctgaaaaagAAGCAACAATAGATGTtgagaaaaaaggagaagaaggtgaAAAAACACCAGTCGAAGAAACACCAGCTACTGTAGCTGCTGAAATAAAAGGAGAAGAAGGCGAGCATGAAGAAGCAGCTGCAGCTGCTAAGAAAAAAAGAGCTGAAGCTGAACAAAAAGATGTGGTCATGGATATCGTAGGTTAA